In the genome of Rhodoferax sp. BAB1, one region contains:
- the flgK gene encoding flagellar hook-associated protein FlgK codes for MSGIINIGVTALTANQNALQTISNNIANVNTPGYTRQAVVLSNIPGQFTGSGYYGKGVETLTVRRLYDEFLTRQAATSQAVASSDATRYSYMQQLESLFPSGPNGLGASVSDMLNAYSDITNAPTDLTARAVALARADEMAHRFRSTAEAINELRMGTTSQLRIDATAINNLAGQIAKTNEQIAIAMGSGHTPNDLLDQRDQLIRDLNKYVQTTNIKADDGSLSIFLAGSQPLVLGKTVSPVSVVEDEFGDPAKVKLAITVGGVPRILEESMLGGGEVAGLLRFQNTDLVDASNLLGRMALAIGTRMNEQQALGLDLNGNAGNPLFNLSAIADGYASSANTGGATLSVGIQANPSGTTAFLSSNYEFSFATATTGTITRLSDGVTTAFDFGATNPVLLDGFEILRSGPAAAAGDRFVITPFATAARGINTAFSSPKELAMASPIAAQAGITNTGALTLQGLAVRTVPIPPAVTLTFTGPGTYTRSDTGATVHNYVPGQPIEYTFPAVAPLTGWSLTLKGVPQTGDTYTVDANPYPLLDGANAQAMLDLRDLAMFDGGPLTDGYASLIAEIGTKVQGAEQASIVSGNIAVNIEKDRTAVAGVNLDEEAARMIQFQQAYQAAGKMMQIAQNIFDTLLASFSR; via the coding sequence AGGGCGTCGAGACCCTGACAGTGCGGCGCCTGTACGACGAGTTCCTCACGCGTCAGGCCGCCACCTCGCAGGCCGTGGCCTCCAGCGACGCCACGCGCTACAGCTACATGCAGCAGCTCGAGAGCCTGTTCCCGAGCGGCCCCAACGGCCTGGGTGCGTCGGTCAGCGACATGCTCAATGCCTACTCCGACATCACCAATGCGCCGACCGACCTGACCGCGCGCGCGGTGGCGCTGGCGCGGGCCGACGAGATGGCGCACCGCTTCCGCTCGACCGCCGAAGCGATCAACGAGCTGCGCATGGGCACCACCAGCCAGCTCAGGATCGACGCCACCGCCATCAACAACCTGGCCGGCCAGATCGCCAAGACCAACGAGCAGATCGCGATTGCGATGGGCAGCGGCCACACGCCCAACGACCTGCTGGACCAGCGCGACCAGCTGATCCGCGATCTCAACAAATACGTCCAGACCACCAACATCAAGGCCGACGACGGCAGCCTGAGCATCTTCCTGGCCGGCAGCCAGCCCCTGGTGCTGGGCAAGACGGTCTCGCCGGTGTCCGTCGTCGAAGACGAGTTCGGCGATCCGGCCAAGGTCAAGCTGGCCATCACGGTGGGCGGCGTGCCCCGCATCCTGGAAGAGTCCATGCTGGGCGGTGGCGAAGTTGCCGGCCTGCTGCGCTTCCAGAACACCGACCTGGTCGACGCCTCCAACCTGCTGGGCCGCATGGCCCTGGCCATCGGCACCAGGATGAACGAGCAACAGGCCCTGGGCCTGGACCTCAACGGCAACGCCGGCAACCCGCTGTTCAACCTGTCGGCCATTGCCGATGGCTACGCCTCCTCAGCCAACACGGGCGGCGCCACGCTGAGCGTCGGCATCCAGGCCAACCCCTCGGGCACCACCGCCTTCCTGTCCAGCAACTACGAATTCTCCTTCGCCACGGCCACCACCGGCACCATCACCCGCCTCTCGGACGGGGTCACCACGGCCTTCGACTTCGGCGCCACCAACCCTGTGCTGCTCGACGGTTTCGAGATCCTGCGCAGCGGTCCGGCCGCCGCCGCCGGCGACCGCTTCGTGATCACGCCCTTCGCCACTGCGGCCCGCGGCATCAACACCGCCTTTTCCTCGCCCAAGGAACTGGCCATGGCCAGCCCCATCGCGGCGCAGGCCGGCATCACCAACACCGGCGCACTGACCCTGCAAGGTCTGGCGGTGCGCACGGTACCGATCCCGCCGGCCGTCACCCTGACCTTCACCGGTCCGGGCACCTACACGCGCTCGGACACCGGCGCCACCGTGCACAACTACGTGCCGGGCCAGCCCATCGAATACACCTTCCCCGCCGTGGCGCCGCTGACGGGCTGGTCGCTCACGCTCAAGGGCGTTCCGCAGACGGGCGACACCTACACCGTGGACGCCAACCCCTACCCCCTGCTCGACGGCGCCAACGCCCAGGCCATGCTGGACCTGCGCGACCTCGCCATGTTCGACGGCGGCCCGCTGACCGACGGCTACGCCAGCCTGATCGCCGAAATCGGCACCAAGGTGCAGGGCGCGGAGCAGGCCTCCATCGTCTCCGGCAACATCGCGGTCAACATCGAAAAGGACCGCACGGCCGTCGCCGGCGTCAACCTGGACGAGGAAGCCGCGCGCATGATCCAGTTCCAGCAGGCCTACCAGGCCGCCGGCAAGATGATGCAGATTGCGCAGAACATCTTCGACACCCTGCTCGCCTCTTTCTCGCGCTGA
- the flgL gene encoding flagellar hook-associated protein FlgL: MRLATANTYDNTLANITSRQAGLADLQEKLSAGKKVVRPSDDPTGAAQAERALTRSTRVDVEVRALNLQRNSVAMAEGTLGNSIELLQTIRQLMVSAGDAAYNPSDRRSIAEEMAGLRDQLFTYANKKDTNGIPLFSGLGSASQPFVDVPAGVVYNGIPGSRASTAVSIPGTMDGQAVWMNVPTGNGVFNMALGGANTGELWTDVGQIADPSLLTGDDYTITFSVSATLPPVTTYTVVNTTTATTVVPVLPALPPVYTDGQDIAFDGLTFVARGAPANGDTVTITPSTRDDLFALLDQAITAISGAGNGHQLAQDLSLALSQIDSGMERVQSARSQAGELLKRADIIEGTQEEKSIQLAADRSRAEDMDMIKGISEFQNQQTGYDAALKTYAQIQRLSLFNYLG, translated from the coding sequence ATGAGACTCGCCACCGCCAACACCTACGACAACACCCTGGCCAACATCACCAGCCGCCAAGCCGGCCTGGCCGACCTGCAGGAGAAACTCTCGGCCGGCAAGAAGGTGGTGCGTCCCAGCGACGACCCCACCGGCGCGGCCCAGGCCGAACGCGCGCTCACGCGCTCCACCCGTGTGGACGTGGAGGTGCGGGCCCTGAACCTGCAGCGCAACTCGGTGGCCATGGCCGAAGGCACGCTGGGCAACAGCATCGAGCTGCTGCAGACCATCCGCCAGCTCATGGTGAGCGCCGGCGACGCGGCCTACAACCCCTCGGACCGCCGCAGCATTGCCGAGGAGATGGCCGGCCTGCGCGACCAGCTCTTCACCTACGCCAACAAGAAGGACACCAACGGGATTCCGCTGTTCAGCGGCCTGGGCAGCGCCTCGCAACCCTTCGTCGACGTGCCCGCCGGCGTGGTCTACAACGGCATCCCCGGCTCACGCGCCAGCACCGCCGTCTCCATCCCCGGCACCATGGACGGCCAGGCCGTCTGGATGAACGTGCCCACCGGCAACGGCGTGTTCAACATGGCCCTGGGCGGGGCCAACACCGGCGAACTGTGGACCGACGTCGGCCAGATCGCCGACCCCTCGCTGCTCACCGGCGACGACTACACCATCACCTTCAGCGTCAGCGCCACCTTGCCGCCGGTGACGACCTATACCGTGGTCAACACCACCACCGCAACCACGGTGGTCCCCGTCCTGCCGGCGCTACCGCCCGTTTACACCGACGGCCAGGACATCGCCTTCGACGGCCTGACCTTTGTCGCACGCGGCGCACCGGCCAACGGCGACACCGTCACCATCACGCCCAGCACACGTGACGACCTGTTTGCCCTGCTGGACCAGGCCATCACCGCCATCAGCGGCGCCGGCAACGGCCACCAGCTGGCGCAGGATCTTTCCCTGGCGCTGTCCCAGATCGACAGCGGCATGGAGCGCGTGCAGTCGGCCCGCAGCCAGGCCGGCGAGCTGCTCAAGCGCGCCGACATCATCGAGGGCACGCAGGAGGAAAAGAGCATCCAGCTCGCCGCCGACCGCTCGCGCGCCGAGGACATGGACATGATCAAGGGCATCTCCGAATTCCAGAACCAGCAGACCGGCTACGACGCCGCGCTCAAGACCTACGCCCAGATCCAGCGCCTCTCGCTGTTCAACTACCTGGGCTGA